A single region of the Streptomyces virginiae genome encodes:
- a CDS encoding GNAT family N-acetyltransferase: MSFRITPLTDPAHGAHSRRLAWLASDADDNPVGTAFLRLFDGGQAHLGELTLHVHPVERRTGVGSRLLDTAVAAARDNNRRCVVAQAGAGSPGDHFLPARGFRRVLTLRYSRLPLAEVDIPCLAEIIERPHTGYRLTAWQGTVPDDLAQTFADSRRAMDDMPMEDSDHGTTTWDVDRVRAAAKAVEQRGDHLHTVVAIDTSDGSIAGFTELVVPGGGTGDAQHYGTGVLPEHRGHGLGRWMKAESIRRAHGHYPDLDGLLTDTADSNTHMRHISDSLGYLPTHTTRQYQLDL, from the coding sequence TTGTCGTTTCGCATCACCCCACTGACCGACCCCGCTCACGGGGCGCACAGCCGACGCCTTGCCTGGCTGGCCTCCGACGCCGATGACAACCCTGTCGGGACGGCCTTTCTGCGCCTGTTCGACGGCGGACAAGCGCACCTGGGCGAACTGACCCTCCACGTTCATCCCGTGGAGCGCCGCACGGGCGTCGGCTCCCGGCTGCTGGACACGGCCGTGGCCGCCGCCCGGGACAACAACCGACGCTGCGTCGTGGCGCAGGCCGGGGCCGGATCGCCCGGCGACCACTTCCTGCCGGCCCGCGGCTTCCGCAGGGTCCTCACCCTGAGGTACTCCCGCCTGCCCCTGGCCGAGGTGGACATCCCCTGCCTGGCAGAGATCATCGAGCGTCCTCATACCGGCTACCGGCTGACAGCCTGGCAGGGAACCGTCCCCGATGATCTCGCCCAGACCTTCGCCGACTCACGTCGCGCCATGGATGACATGCCCATGGAGGACAGCGACCATGGCACCACCACCTGGGACGTGGACCGGGTCCGGGCCGCGGCGAAAGCCGTCGAACAGCGCGGTGACCACCTGCACACCGTCGTCGCCATCGACACCTCCGACGGCTCGATCGCCGGGTTCACCGAACTCGTCGTGCCCGGCGGCGGTACAGGTGATGCCCAGCACTACGGCACCGGCGTGCTGCCCGAGCACCGCGGACACGGCCTCGGCCGCTGGATGAAGGCCGAGTCGATCCGCCGAGCCCACGGGCACTACCCGGACCTCGACGGCCTCCTGACCGACACCGCCGACAGCAACACGCACATGAGACACATCAGCGACAGCCTCGGCTACCTGCCCACGCACACGACACGGCAGTATCAGCTCGACCTGTAA
- a CDS encoding anti-sigma factor antagonist, translating into MLPIKVTDDGVLIVRLQADLDIGRRAATTWTIDGLLAAHRSTPVVLELSDAALSPAAMSIVVRADRMCREAGTAAAVVTSCAQARRTLGTDAGAPAPDVHATVPLAVAALAATLGSVA; encoded by the coding sequence GTGCTGCCCATCAAGGTGACCGACGACGGAGTACTGATCGTCCGACTGCAAGCCGACCTCGACATCGGCCGTCGGGCCGCGACGACGTGGACGATCGACGGCCTCCTGGCAGCCCACCGGTCCACGCCCGTGGTGCTCGAACTGTCCGACGCCGCACTGAGTCCGGCGGCCATGAGCATCGTCGTCAGGGCGGACCGCATGTGCCGCGAGGCGGGCACGGCGGCTGCCGTGGTCACCTCCTGCGCGCAAGCCCGTCGCACCCTCGGGACGGATGCCGGAGCGCCCGCGCCGGACGTCCACGCCACCGTCCCCCTGGCCGTCGCAGCCCTCGCCGCCACGCTCGGTTCGGTGGCGTAG
- a CDS encoding DUF5709 domain-containing protein, with amino-acid sequence MSETSARGDDVYQPQPEDEPSELQPDMDDSLGEPGMDAVLDQGYSPPERPYTRHGDDTTGEAQRRGESLDERLAREEPDGEPTAGDGIGDLVDGEGEPMDAQACGPRAGRLAAATASPHGNSVLARDVGIDAGAASAEEAAMHLIEEPEEETA; translated from the coding sequence ATGAGCGAGACCAGTGCCCGCGGCGACGACGTCTACCAGCCTCAGCCGGAGGACGAGCCCTCCGAACTGCAGCCCGACATGGACGACAGCCTCGGCGAGCCCGGCATGGACGCCGTGCTCGACCAGGGATACTCGCCGCCCGAGCGGCCCTACACGAGGCATGGGGACGACACCACGGGTGAAGCGCAACGCCGGGGGGAGAGCCTCGACGAGCGCCTCGCCAGGGAAGAGCCCGACGGGGAACCCACGGCGGGGGACGGCATCGGGGACCTGGTGGACGGCGAGGGCGAGCCCATGGACGCGCAGGCGTGCGGCCCGCGCGCCGGACGGCTGGCCGCGGCCACCGCCTCGCCCCACGGGAACTCCGTCCTCGCGCGCGACGTGGGGATCGACGCGGGCGCGGCCTCGGCCGAGGAAGCCGCCATGCATCTCATCGAGGAACCCGAGGAAGAGACGGCCTAG
- a CDS encoding chaplin, with product MSRVLKNAALVLAAGAVVVGGASMASADAGAQGAAIGSPGVLSGNLIQVPIHIPVNACGNSVSVIGLLNPAFGNTCVNA from the coding sequence ATGTCGCGTGTTCTGAAGAACGCCGCTCTCGTCCTGGCCGCCGGGGCCGTCGTGGTCGGGGGTGCGTCGATGGCCTCGGCGGACGCCGGGGCCCAGGGGGCTGCCATCGGGTCGCCGGGCGTGCTGTCGGGCAACCTGATCCAGGTCCCGATCCACATCCCGGTCAACGCGTGCGGGAACTCCGTCAGCGTCATCGGGCTGCTCAACCCGGCCTTCGGCAACACCTGCGTCAACGCCTGA
- a CDS encoding VOC family protein — protein sequence MAIKLENVGIAVRDLEATVSFFTDLGLTVVGRDTVSGEWTDTAVGLDGNHAKIAMLQTPDGHGRLELFEYIHPEAIETRPTLPHEIGMHRVAFSVDDIDQALETAARHGCHPLRGVATYEDVYKLTYLRGPSGILVMLAQELKKDAPSRDAAAGEG from the coding sequence ATGGCCATCAAACTTGAGAACGTCGGCATCGCCGTTCGCGACCTCGAAGCAACGGTCTCCTTCTTCACCGACCTCGGTCTCACGGTCGTGGGCCGTGACACGGTCAGTGGTGAGTGGACCGACACGGCCGTCGGTCTTGATGGCAATCACGCCAAGATCGCGATGCTCCAGACCCCGGACGGTCACGGTCGCCTCGAGCTCTTCGAGTACATCCACCCCGAAGCGATCGAGACACGGCCCACCCTTCCTCACGAGATCGGCATGCATCGCGTCGCCTTCTCGGTCGACGACATCGACCAGGCCCTTGAGACAGCCGCACGGCACGGATGTCATCCGCTGCGCGGTGTGGCGACCTACGAGGACGTCTACAAGCTGACGTACCTCCGCGGTCCCAGCGGCATCCTCGTGATGCTCGCCCAGGAGCTGAAGAAGGACGCCCCCTCGCGCGACGCTGCCGCCGGCGAGGGCTGA
- a CDS encoding methyltransferase → MIALPGVYRPQADTALLARALVQEDLGPASEVLEIGMGTGEPALRSADTGAHVTAVDVSWLAVLTGRLNAPRRRIPLRVVHGDFAGRAADHRYDLVVSNPDLRGSTPPPAPRGRPAQGHSGRCGAEQTVRRPAGEGLAAEVTARASVPWGPVLRARRDRLERQGRVAEAEQWEELVVIRARYP, encoded by the coding sequence CTGATCGCTCTGCCGGGTGTCTACCGGCCGCAGGCGGATACGGCACTACTGGCGCGGGCGCTCGTCCAGGAGGACCTCGGCCCGGCCTCCGAGGTGCTGGAGATCGGCATGGGCACGGGCGAGCCGGCCCTGCGGTCCGCGGACACGGGTGCGCACGTCACGGCCGTCGACGTCTCCTGGCTCGCCGTGCTCACCGGTCGCCTGAACGCGCCGCGCCGCCGGATTCCCCTGCGCGTGGTGCACGGTGACTTCGCCGGGCGTGCCGCCGACCACCGCTACGACCTGGTCGTATCGAATCCGGATCTGCGGGGGAGCACCCCGCCTCCTGCACCCCGGGGGCGTCCTGCTCAAGGGCACTCCGGTCGGTGCGGGGCGGAGCAGACCGTCCGAAGGCCGGCCGGAGAGGGCCTGGCGGCGGAGGTGACGGCAAGGGCGTCCGTGCCGTGGGGGCCCGTACTGCGTGCGCGGCGGGACCGGCTGGAGCGGCAGGGCCGGGTGGCCGAGGCCGAGCAGTGGGAAGAACTGGTGGTGATCCGTGCCCGGTACCCGTGA
- a CDS encoding CsbD family protein encodes MADKGKMDQAKGKAKEAVGKVTGNDRMKTEGKMDQAKGKSKEALSEAEERARGIQDSLRDKRDKT; translated from the coding sequence ATGGCAGACAAGGGCAAGATGGATCAGGCCAAGGGCAAGGCCAAGGAGGCCGTCGGCAAGGTCACCGGCAATGACCGGATGAAGACCGAGGGCAAGATGGACCAGGCCAAGGGCAAGTCGAAGGAAGCCCTGAGCGAGGCCGAGGAGCGCGCCCGCGGAATCCAGGACTCCCTGCGCGACAAGCGCGACAAGACCTGA
- the rph gene encoding rifamycin-inactivating phosphotransferase, with the protein MIEQYVRDLRQVDPTRVAVVGGKGAHLGALSRIDGVHVPDGFCVTTDAFRRIMALAPSIDDQLDRLSRVDPDDRQAVRTLSERIRRTIEEVVVPDDVATAITGALARFGEQAAYAVRSSATAEDLPTASFAGQQDTYLNVVGPAAILRHISRCWASLFTERAVTYRRRGGIDHRTVLMAVVVQRMVFPQASGILFTADPVTGDRKVATVDAGFGLGEALVSGLVNPDVFRVRDGEVVARAIAAKERAVHALPAGGTREVAVDARQQEQPALTDAQAVSLAALGRRIEAHFGRPQDIEWCLVDGDFRIVQSRPITTLFPIPEAGDEENHVYVSVGHGQMMTDPMKPLGYSMWQLTAMVPMHEAGGRLFVDVTRRLASPASRAGLLDALGKGDPLVRDALETVLEREDFVPALPDAGPGGPPAGTPAGAAPAPIATDPAIVTELIERSRASIAALERDIRTKTGPELFDFLLEAFEEHKRVLGDPLSMQAIMAGMEATWWLNDTLQEWLGEKNAADTLTLSAPDNVTSEMGLALLDVADVVRPLPEVVAFLREAEGDDFLEELAKVAGGSEARNAIEAYLDRYGMRCVGEIDITRPRWRERPATLVPVLLDNVRIFEPGAAERRFEEGRLKAQKKEQDVLSRLRALPDGDRKADETRRMIERVRTFIGYREYPKYGIVGRYFVYKQALLKEAERLVRAGVLPEREDCFYLTFQELRDVVRTNRVDDGLIQRRKEAFRSYHELTPPRVLTSDGEALSGAYRREDAPVGALIGLPVSAGTVEGRARVVLDMAEADLEAGDILVTTFTDPSWSPLFVGIAGLVTEVGGLMTHGAVIAREYGLPAVVGVERATSLIRDGQRIRVHGTDGYIEILS; encoded by the coding sequence GTGATCGAGCAGTACGTGAGGGACCTGCGACAGGTCGACCCGACGCGGGTCGCGGTCGTCGGCGGCAAGGGCGCGCACCTCGGCGCACTGTCGCGGATCGACGGCGTCCACGTACCGGACGGCTTCTGCGTGACGACGGACGCCTTCCGCCGGATCATGGCGCTAGCGCCGTCGATCGACGACCAGCTCGATCGGTTGTCGCGCGTGGACCCCGACGACCGGCAGGCGGTCCGGACGCTCAGCGAGCGGATCCGCCGGACCATCGAGGAGGTCGTCGTCCCGGACGATGTCGCCACCGCGATCACCGGCGCGCTCGCCCGGTTCGGTGAGCAGGCCGCCTACGCCGTCCGGTCCAGCGCGACGGCGGAGGACCTGCCGACGGCCTCCTTCGCCGGCCAGCAGGACACCTACCTGAACGTCGTGGGGCCGGCGGCCATCCTCCGGCACATCAGCCGGTGTTGGGCCTCGCTGTTCACCGAGCGGGCCGTGACCTACCGCCGACGCGGTGGCATCGACCACCGTACGGTCCTCATGGCCGTGGTCGTGCAGCGGATGGTCTTCCCGCAGGCGTCCGGCATCCTGTTCACGGCCGACCCCGTCACCGGCGACCGCAAGGTCGCCACCGTGGACGCGGGCTTCGGCCTCGGCGAGGCCCTGGTCTCCGGCCTGGTGAACCCGGACGTGTTCCGGGTGCGCGACGGCGAGGTCGTCGCCAGGGCGATCGCCGCCAAGGAGCGTGCCGTTCACGCTCTACCGGCCGGTGGTACGCGTGAGGTGGCGGTCGACGCCCGGCAGCAGGAGCAGCCCGCGCTGACGGATGCTCAGGCCGTGAGCCTCGCAGCGCTGGGGCGGCGGATCGAAGCGCACTTCGGCCGCCCGCAGGACATCGAATGGTGTCTGGTCGACGGCGACTTCCGGATCGTTCAGAGCCGGCCGATCACGACGCTGTTCCCCATCCCGGAGGCGGGCGACGAGGAGAACCACGTCTACGTCTCCGTCGGCCACGGGCAGATGATGACCGACCCCATGAAGCCCTTGGGGTACTCCATGTGGCAGCTGACGGCCATGGTGCCGATGCACGAGGCCGGCGGGAGGCTGTTCGTCGACGTCACCCGGCGCCTGGCCTCGCCCGCGAGCCGCGCCGGTCTCCTCGACGCCCTGGGGAAGGGCGATCCGTTGGTCAGGGACGCTCTGGAGACCGTCCTCGAGCGGGAGGACTTCGTCCCCGCGCTCCCGGACGCGGGTCCCGGCGGGCCGCCGGCAGGGACACCGGCCGGCGCCGCGCCCGCCCCGATCGCGACCGATCCGGCCATCGTCACCGAACTGATCGAGCGCAGCCGGGCGTCCATCGCCGCTCTGGAGCGCGACATCCGGACGAAGACCGGACCGGAGCTGTTCGACTTCCTGCTGGAGGCCTTCGAGGAGCACAAGCGGGTGCTCGGCGATCCGCTGAGCATGCAGGCGATCATGGCGGGCATGGAGGCCACCTGGTGGCTCAACGACACGTTGCAGGAGTGGCTGGGCGAGAAGAACGCGGCCGACACGCTGACTCTGTCCGCTCCCGACAACGTCACGTCGGAGATGGGGCTGGCGCTGCTCGACGTCGCGGACGTCGTCCGCCCGCTACCGGAGGTGGTGGCGTTCCTGCGGGAGGCCGAGGGCGACGACTTCCTGGAGGAGTTGGCGAAGGTCGCGGGCGGCAGCGAGGCGCGCAACGCCATCGAGGCCTACCTCGACCGGTACGGCATGCGCTGCGTCGGGGAGATCGACATCACGAGGCCGCGTTGGCGCGAACGCCCCGCCACGCTGGTACCCGTACTCCTGGACAACGTCAGGATCTTCGAACCGGGCGCCGCCGAGCGGCGCTTCGAGGAAGGACGGCTGAAGGCGCAGAAGAAGGAGCAGGACGTACTGTCGCGCCTGCGTGCCCTGCCGGACGGGGATCGGAAAGCCGACGAGACCCGGCGGATGATCGAACGGGTCAGAACCTTCATCGGATACCGGGAGTACCCGAAGTACGGCATCGTCGGCCGCTACTTCGTCTACAAGCAGGCCCTGTTGAAGGAAGCCGAACGTCTCGTGCGGGCTGGTGTGCTTCCCGAGCGGGAGGACTGCTTCTACCTGACGTTCCAGGAACTCCGTGACGTCGTGCGGACGAACCGGGTGGACGACGGGCTGATCCAACGTCGCAAGGAGGCGTTCCGCTCCTACCACGAGCTCACGCCGCCCCGGGTGCTCACCTCGGACGGTGAGGCCCTGAGCGGGGCGTATCGGCGCGAGGACGCGCCGGTCGGCGCCCTGATCGGCCTGCCGGTCTCCGCCGGGACCGTGGAGGGGAGGGCTCGTGTCGTCCTCGACATGGCGGAGGCCGATCTCGAAGCGGGCGACATCCTGGTCACGACCTTCACCGACCCCAGCTGGTCACCGCTGTTCGTCGGAATCGCCGGCCTGGTCACGGAGGTGGGCGGCCTGATGACCCATGGCGCGGTGATCGCCCGGGAGTACGGCCTGCCGGCCGTGGTGGGCGTGGAGCGGGCCACCTCGCTGATCCGGGACGGGCAGCGGATCCGCGTGCACGGAACCGACGGGTACATCGAGATCCTGTCCTGA
- a CDS encoding rhomboid-like protein has protein sequence MNSQSPWRPSGGVLRAVRAYPRRAPLTLAYVCLLLVGHVWVEQWLSVDRAADVLGHLSTNLDNLRDHPVSALLGSVLFFDGTLTDVASTDFVGTFITLGLGVCCFLAWVEHRWGKRRAIAVFLGGHVVATLLTAAVIVVALRQGWYPAEVRQSLDYGVSYGAQTVLAVGTLALPRRGRLPWAVFVLAWPLGGADWSAPLPDFTTIGHVVAAVLGFGLLAVPAFRRQRVRAIAPLSTATSDAGPDRGAAGAVEGGSSEGAARRR, from the coding sequence ATGAACTCTCAGTCACCGTGGCGTCCTTCGGGTGGAGTGCTCCGCGCCGTGCGGGCGTACCCGCGCCGCGCGCCGTTGACCCTCGCCTATGTCTGCCTGCTCCTGGTCGGCCACGTCTGGGTCGAACAGTGGTTGTCCGTCGACCGGGCGGCCGACGTGCTGGGCCACCTCAGTACCAACCTGGACAACCTGCGGGACCATCCGGTGTCCGCGCTGCTCGGCAGCGTGCTGTTCTTCGACGGCACGCTCACGGACGTCGCTTCGACCGACTTCGTGGGTACCTTCATCACCTTGGGCCTCGGCGTCTGCTGCTTCCTGGCCTGGGTGGAGCACCGATGGGGCAAGCGCCGCGCCATAGCCGTCTTCCTCGGGGGGCATGTCGTGGCCACCCTGCTCACCGCTGCCGTCATCGTCGTCGCGCTGCGGCAGGGTTGGTATCCGGCGGAGGTGCGGCAGTCCTTGGACTACGGGGTCAGCTACGGAGCCCAGACCGTACTGGCGGTCGGTACGCTCGCCCTGCCGCGCCGCGGCCGCCTTCCTTGGGCCGTCTTCGTCCTCGCATGGCCGCTCGGCGGCGCCGACTGGTCCGCGCCGTTGCCGGACTTCACCACGATCGGCCATGTCGTGGCGGCGGTTCTCGGCTTCGGACTGTTGGCCGTCCCGGCCTTCCGGCGGCAACGGGTCCGTGCCATCGCGCCGTTGTCCACCGCGACGAGCGACGCCGGCCCGGACCGGGGCGCCGCCGGAGCGGTGGAAGGGGGATCTTCGGAAGGAGCCGCCCGGCGGCGTTGA
- a CDS encoding molybdopterin-dependent oxidoreductase, whose protein sequence is MPSVRIDRRTIERGALAATSGLLAGFTALAVGELVASLVRPQAGPVTVVGGAAIDRTPAWLKDYAIRTFGESDKLVLRWGILATIGVLAALLGLVALRHRRTGAAGVLAFGAVGAVAALTRPDSGGVGDVLPSLLGAVAGAAVLHLLVGHLTVAPAASGHGEGEGTGEGGPTVGPTGWNRRGFLIGAGVTAVAATGAGVLGRTLTGRAGQGAAASRAAVKLPAPASPAAAVPPRAVLRIPGISAFTTPDKDFYRVDTALVVPKVDAGTWRLRIHGKGVTRPRTYTYQELLRRPLIERDITLTCVSNEVGGPYVGSARWLGVRLADLLEEAGVTPPSRGGRADQLVARSVDGMTLGSPVEDVMDGRDALLALGMNGEPLPFDHGFPVRMVVPGLYGYVSACKWIQDIELTTFDSYDPYWVKRGWARRAPIKTQARIDTPKPFARTNAGTVTVAGVAWAQHRGIQRVEVRVDDGPWQEAELAEQATTDTWRQWSFPWKTTPGGHNLTVRATDGTGQVQTDQRARTIPDGASGRHSVFVTAT, encoded by the coding sequence ATGCCCAGCGTGAGGATCGATCGAAGGACCATCGAACGCGGCGCACTCGCCGCGACGAGCGGACTGCTCGCCGGATTCACGGCATTGGCCGTGGGTGAGCTGGTCGCCTCCCTCGTGCGGCCTCAGGCCGGGCCGGTCACCGTGGTCGGTGGAGCCGCCATCGACCGGACACCGGCCTGGCTGAAGGACTACGCGATCCGGACCTTCGGCGAGAGCGACAAGTTGGTCCTCCGGTGGGGGATCCTGGCCACCATCGGGGTGCTGGCGGCGCTGCTGGGCCTGGTCGCCCTGCGGCACCGGCGTACGGGAGCGGCCGGCGTGCTCGCCTTCGGCGCGGTCGGCGCGGTCGCGGCGCTCACCCGGCCCGACTCGGGCGGTGTGGGCGACGTACTGCCTTCGCTGCTCGGAGCCGTGGCGGGAGCGGCCGTCCTCCACCTGCTCGTCGGCCACCTGACCGTCGCCCCCGCGGCGTCCGGGCACGGCGAGGGCGAGGGCACAGGCGAAGGCGGGCCCACCGTGGGGCCGACCGGCTGGAACCGGCGCGGGTTCCTGATCGGCGCCGGTGTCACGGCGGTCGCCGCCACCGGAGCCGGGGTGCTCGGCCGGACCCTGACCGGTCGCGCCGGCCAGGGCGCGGCCGCCTCACGGGCAGCCGTGAAGCTTCCCGCTCCCGCGTCCCCGGCCGCTGCCGTCCCGCCCCGCGCGGTACTCCGTATCCCGGGTATCAGCGCGTTCACCACCCCCGACAAGGACTTCTACCGGGTGGACACCGCGCTCGTGGTGCCCAAGGTGGACGCGGGAACCTGGCGGTTGCGGATCCACGGCAAGGGCGTCACCCGCCCGCGCACCTACACCTACCAGGAGTTGCTCCGGCGGCCGTTGATCGAACGCGACATCACCCTGACCTGCGTGTCCAACGAAGTGGGAGGCCCTTACGTCGGCAGCGCCCGGTGGCTGGGGGTCCGCCTCGCGGACCTCCTCGAAGAGGCGGGCGTCACACCCCCGTCCCGAGGCGGCCGGGCGGACCAGTTGGTGGCCCGTTCCGTCGACGGCATGACGCTGGGCTCACCCGTCGAGGACGTCATGGACGGCCGCGACGCGCTGCTCGCCCTGGGCATGAACGGCGAACCGCTGCCGTTCGACCACGGCTTTCCCGTACGGATGGTCGTACCGGGACTGTACGGGTACGTCTCGGCCTGCAAGTGGATCCAGGACATCGAGCTGACCACCTTCGACTCCTACGACCCGTACTGGGTCAAGCGCGGGTGGGCCCGCAGGGCCCCCATCAAGACCCAGGCCCGCATCGACACCCCCAAACCGTTCGCGCGGACCAACGCCGGCACGGTGACGGTCGCCGGTGTCGCCTGGGCCCAACACCGTGGCATCCAGCGGGTCGAGGTCCGAGTGGACGACGGCCCCTGGCAGGAGGCCGAGCTCGCCGAGCAGGCCACCACCGACACGTGGCGCCAGTGGTCCTTCCCCTGGAAGACGACACCCGGAGGCCACAACCTCACCGTGCGCGCGACCGACGGCACCGGCCAGGTGCAGACCGATCAGCGCGCCCGGACCATCCCCGACGGGGCCAGCGGACGGCACAGCGTCTTCGTCACCGCCACCTGA
- a CDS encoding VOC family protein produces the protein MIGHLYTVVIDCPDPDELAGFYEKLLSLTRQDDTGDFVVLQNAAGTPVVLFQRVEDYRAPRWTDPARPQQMHLDVMVTNLDTAEAQVLALGAKLLDGSDKPIGYRVYEDPVGHPFCLITPEGA, from the coding sequence ATGATCGGACACCTGTACACCGTTGTCATCGACTGCCCCGACCCGGATGAACTCGCCGGTTTCTACGAGAAGCTGCTGTCGCTCACACGACAGGACGACACCGGCGACTTCGTCGTGCTCCAGAACGCGGCGGGCACCCCGGTGGTCCTCTTCCAGCGGGTGGAGGACTATCGCGCGCCGCGGTGGACGGATCCCGCACGTCCTCAGCAGATGCACCTCGACGTGATGGTCACGAACCTCGATACGGCAGAGGCCCAGGTGCTCGCCCTCGGCGCGAAGCTGCTGGACGGTTCGGACAAGCCGATCGGATACCGCGTCTACGAGGATCCCGTCGGCCATCCCTTCTGCCTGATCACCCCCGAGGGAGCCTGA